A segment of the Georgenia sp. M64 genome:
GGCCCGGCCGGCCTCGAGGACCTCGGTGTGGGACAGGGGCGTGGGGGAGATCCCGGCGGCGGGGTTGGTCACCAGGGAGATCCCGAGCACCTCCAGCCCCACGTGCCGGGCGGCGATGGCCTCGAGCGCCGTCGACATCCCCACGAGGTGGCCGCCCAGCCGGCGGGCCATCTGGACCTCGGCCGGCGTCTCGTAGTGGGGGCCGCGGAACTGGACGTAGACGCCCTCGGGGAGCTCGGGGTCCACCGACCGGGCGAGGGCCCGCAGGCGCGCCGAGTACAGGTCGGTGAGGTCGACGAAGGTCGCGCCCTCCAGCGGCGAGGTGCCCGTGAGGTTGATGTGGTCGCTGATGAGGACCGGTGTCCCCGGCGCCCACTCCGGTTCCAGCCCTCCGCAGCCGTTGGTCAGGACGAGGGTCCGCGCGCCCGCGGCCGCGGCGACGCGGACGCCGTGCGCGACCCGCCGCACGCCCCGGCCCTCGTAGTAGTGGGTCCGCGCGCCCAGGACGAGCGCGTGCCGGTCCGTGCCGGCGACCCGGACGGAGGAGAGCGTGCCGGCGTGGCCGACGACCGCGGAGGCGGTGAAGCCGGGCACCTCGTCAGCCGGCACCTCCGCGACGACGTCGCCGAGCAGGTCGGCGGCGCCGCCCCAGCCCGAGCCCAGCACGAGCGCGACGTCGTGGCGCTCGACGCCGGTGACCTCGGCCAGGTGCGCGGCGGCCGCACGGGCCACGTCCTGCGGATCGGTACGGGGGTCGTCGAGGTCGGGCACGGGCACGCTCATGGGCCAGACGTTATCGCGAACCCGAGGCGCCCCGGGCCTTCCCGTGGGCTCCCCGGGCCTCTCCCACGCCGTCCCGAGCCTCCCCGGGGGCGCCCCGGGGTGGGGCGGGGGCACAATGCCTCGGGTGAGCACCGCACCCGGACCCGTCCCGCCGCCCGACCAGGCCGAGCACGCCGCTCCGGCCGCCGAGCACCACGCGGGGGCCTCCCCGGTGCGCCAGGGCTCGCGCGTCGTCATCATCGGCGGCGGACCGGGCGGGTACGAGGCCGCCCTCGTCGCCACCCAGCTCGGCGCGCGCGTGCACGTGGTCGAGCGGCAGGGGATGGGCGGGTCCGCCGTCCTGACCGACGTCGTCCCCTCCAAGACCCTCATCGCCACCGCCGAGTGGATGACCGTCACCGAGCAGGCGGGCGAGCTGGGCATCGGCGCCGAGGACGACGGCGCCGGAGGCGCGCTACGGGCCGACATGGACGTCGTCGACCGGCGCGTG
Coding sequences within it:
- a CDS encoding purine-nucleoside phosphorylase, with the translated sequence MSVPVPDLDDPRTDPQDVARAAAAHLAEVTGVERHDVALVLGSGWGGAADLLGDVVAEVPADEVPGFTASAVVGHAGTLSSVRVAGTDRHALVLGARTHYYEGRGVRRVAHGVRVAAAAGARTLVLTNGCGGLEPEWAPGTPVLISDHINLTGTSPLEGATFVDLTDLYSARLRALARSVDPELPEGVYVQFRGPHYETPAEVQMARRLGGHLVGMSTALEAIAARHVGLEVLGISLVTNPAAGISPTPLSHTEVLEAGRAAGPRISRLLAEIVRAI